From a single Sinomonas atrocyanea genomic region:
- the rpsF gene encoding 30S ribosomal protein S6, with protein sequence MRPYELMVLIDPEVDERTVQQSLDKFLSVVTTSGGSIDKVDIWGRRRLAYDIKKKNEAIYAVVNFTAEPATAQELDRQLSLNETILRTKIIRPEDQKVSAK encoded by the coding sequence ATGCGTCCTTACGAACTGATGGTCCTCATCGACCCCGAGGTCGACGAGCGCACGGTCCAGCAGTCGCTGGATAAGTTCCTCTCTGTGGTCACCACCAGCGGTGGCTCCATCGACAAGGTGGACATCTGGGGTCGTCGCCGCCTGGCGTACGACATCAAGAAGAAGAACGAGGCGATCTACGCCGTCGTCAACTTCACCGCTGAGCCGGCCACGGCCCAGGAGCTGGACCGCCAGCTCTCCCTCAACGAGACGATCCTGCGCACCAAGATCATCCGCCCCGAGGACCAGAAGGTGTCCGCCAAGTAG
- a CDS encoding single-stranded DNA-binding protein translates to MAGETTITVIGNLTNDPELRFTPSGSAVANFTVASTPRTFDRQANEWKDGETLFLRASIWREAAENVAESLTKGMRVIVSGRLKSRSYETKEGEKRTVIELEVDEIGPSLRYASAKVNRTQRSGGQGGNFGGGQGGNFGGGSSGGNWGGNQGSQNPGGGSGGSWGGGGGQQQDDPWATPGVSSSGGWGTGNDSEPPF, encoded by the coding sequence ATGGCAGGCGAGACCACCATTACGGTGATCGGCAATCTGACGAATGATCCCGAGCTGCGGTTCACGCCGTCGGGCTCTGCCGTGGCCAATTTCACCGTGGCCTCGACCCCGCGCACGTTCGACCGCCAGGCCAACGAGTGGAAGGACGGGGAGACCCTGTTCCTCCGCGCGTCGATCTGGCGCGAGGCTGCCGAGAACGTCGCCGAGTCCCTCACCAAGGGCATGCGCGTGATCGTCTCCGGCCGCCTGAAGAGCCGTTCGTACGAAACCAAGGAAGGCGAGAAGCGCACCGTCATCGAACTCGAGGTCGACGAGATCGGCCCGAGCCTGCGCTATGCGTCCGCGAAGGTCAACCGCACCCAGCGCTCCGGCGGCCAGGGCGGCAACTTCGGCGGAGGCCAGGGCGGGAACTTCGGCGGCGGCTCCTCCGGGGGCAACTGGGGCGGCAACCAGGGTTCGCAGAACCCGGGTGGCGGCTCCGGCGGCAGCTGGGGTGGCGGCGGCGGCCAGCAGCAGGACGACCCGTGGGCAACCCCGGGCGTCAGCAGCTCTGGTGGCTGGGGCACGGGCAACGACTCCGAGCCCCCGTTCTGA
- a CDS encoding DUF1345 domain-containing protein codes for MKPDAELSHRARTARRRVWIMLATGVAVAVLTGIFSSWWHAPAAGWGAAALVYDVWVWVRIAPMDPEQTRTHARQEDPRRSTREFLILSANVAAIIAVVIVIVSGNNANGPAKAALAFLALTVVAASWLMLHTIFTLRYTELYYATPEGGIDFNQDEAPQYTDIAYMAFSLGMTYQVSDTAIRNHGIRAEALKHSILAYVFATLILAATINLVIGLAG; via the coding sequence ATGAAGCCTGACGCCGAGCTTTCGCATCGTGCCCGGACCGCGCGCCGCAGGGTCTGGATCATGCTGGCCACCGGAGTGGCCGTGGCCGTCCTGACCGGGATCTTCAGCTCGTGGTGGCACGCGCCCGCCGCGGGCTGGGGCGCGGCCGCCCTCGTCTACGACGTCTGGGTCTGGGTGCGCATCGCCCCCATGGACCCGGAGCAGACGCGCACCCACGCGCGCCAGGAGGACCCCCGCCGCAGCACGCGCGAGTTCCTGATCCTCAGCGCCAACGTGGCGGCGATCATCGCCGTGGTGATCGTCATCGTCTCCGGCAACAACGCCAACGGCCCGGCGAAGGCGGCCCTGGCCTTCCTTGCGCTCACCGTCGTGGCGGCCTCGTGGCTCATGCTGCACACGATCTTCACGCTCCGGTACACCGAGCTGTACTACGCGACCCCCGAGGGCGGCATCGACTTCAACCAGGACGAGGCCCCGCAGTACACGGACATCGCCTACATGGCCTTCAGCCTCGGTATGACCTACCAGGTCTCCGACACCGCTATCAGGAACCACGGCATCCGCGCGGAGGCGCTCAAGCACAGCATCCTCGCGTACGTCTTCGCGACGCTCATCCTCGCGGCGACCATCAACCTCGTGATCGGCCTCGCGGGCTAG
- the rpsR gene encoding 30S ribosomal protein S18, giving the protein MAKAEIRKPKPKSNPLKAADITVIDYKDVALLRKFISDRGKIRARRVTGVSVQEQRKIAQAIKNAREVALLPYSGAGRG; this is encoded by the coding sequence ATGGCCAAGGCTGAAATCCGTAAGCCGAAACCAAAGTCCAACCCCTTGAAGGCCGCTGACATCACCGTCATCGACTACAAGGACGTCGCCCTGCTGCGCAAGTTCATCTCGGACCGCGGCAAGATCCGCGCGCGTCGGGTGACCGGCGTGTCCGTGCAGGAGCAGCGCAAGATCGCCCAGGCGATCAAGAACGCCCGCGAGGTCGCCCTGCTCCCCTACTCCGGCGCTGGCCGCGGCTGA
- the rplI gene encoding 50S ribosomal protein L9, translating to MAKLILTNEVTGLGSAGDVVEVKDGYARNYLLPRGFAVTWSKGGEKQVEQIRAAREARAHKSLEAAQAQAAALAGTPVRLEVKAGKEGRLFGTVRPDAVAGAVEAAGLGAIDKRKVVIPGHIKSTGKYEVSVRLHDEVSAVVNLEVVAAK from the coding sequence ATGGCAAAGCTCATTCTGACGAACGAGGTGACGGGTCTCGGCTCCGCCGGTGACGTCGTCGAGGTCAAGGACGGCTACGCGCGCAACTACCTGCTGCCGCGCGGCTTCGCGGTCACGTGGTCGAAGGGCGGGGAGAAGCAGGTCGAGCAGATCCGCGCCGCCCGCGAGGCCCGTGCCCACAAGTCGCTCGAGGCCGCCCAGGCCCAGGCTGCAGCTCTCGCGGGCACCCCGGTGCGCCTCGAGGTGAAGGCCGGCAAGGAAGGCCGCCTGTTCGGCACCGTCCGTCCGGACGCCGTTGCCGGTGCTGTCGAGGCCGCTGGCCTCGGCGCCATCGACAAGCGCAAGGTGGTCATCCCCGGCCACATCAAGTCGACCGGCAAGTACGAGGTCTCGGTGCGCCTGCACGACGAGGTCTCGGCCGTGGTCAACCTTGAGGTCGTCGCCGCGAAGTAG